In a genomic window of Corynebacterium choanae:
- a CDS encoding AAA family ATPase, which produces MAYRDDVFDAGGSTAQLSAEIQRLSRQNQKLVELLRASRAELAGNNGSHTSTGSAASTPNSGGQYRLETGANTLENGTVSAPSLYGIVMTDACPTTRRVDVYTSSRRQELSIDPGVDPVTVTAGTLVRLGDKSAIVATCGLPDTGELFTVDALLDRCHAVISDKTGTSHVVTLALPLRGHHSDSVDTWDAPSAGDATQHPLRPVEPGDTVIADIRALVALKVHARSDIATWQLTDIPEVSYDHIGGLAAAQQQLRQAVELPVTHPQLVADYQLTPCQGVLLYGPPGCGKTMLAKAVAHQLAASNHGQAVFLNIRGPELLNKYVGETERLIRLIFARARRLARSGDPVIIFFDEMEATFRARGSGISSDVETTVVPQLLAELDGVEALTNVIVIGATNREDLLDPAIVRPGRFDVKIAVPRPTQVDATAIVRRALPTRALLAEPADLLAEEVATTIFRDYPLAELTTASGEKLVIHARDLLSGALLVSIVNRAKLAGLTQRLDGAPGLITRDMLIQAVTTEFADPTLLPNPEQLQAWAHIHLFEQATFTSITRFPSPPACC; this is translated from the coding sequence ATGGCTTACCGTGATGATGTATTCGATGCTGGTGGTTCGACCGCGCAACTATCTGCTGAGATTCAGCGGCTGAGTCGACAAAACCAGAAACTCGTTGAGCTGTTGCGGGCAAGCCGCGCCGAGCTCGCCGGCAACAATGGTTCACACACCAGTACTGGATCCGCAGCATCCACCCCCAACAGCGGTGGACAATACCGCCTGGAAACAGGGGCAAACACGCTAGAGAACGGCACTGTTTCAGCACCTTCGCTATACGGTATCGTGATGACTGATGCTTGCCCTACCACCCGCCGGGTTGATGTGTACACCTCGTCGCGGCGGCAGGAGTTAAGTATCGATCCTGGGGTGGATCCGGTCACTGTTACTGCCGGCACCTTGGTGCGTCTCGGGGACAAATCAGCGATTGTTGCAACCTGTGGACTGCCCGACACGGGCGAGCTCTTTACCGTAGATGCACTGTTGGATCGTTGCCACGCAGTCATCAGCGACAAAACTGGAACAAGCCATGTTGTGACGTTAGCGCTACCGCTGCGCGGCCACCATTCAGATTCGGTGGACACCTGGGATGCTCCCTCAGCGGGAGACGCTACGCAGCATCCCCTGCGGCCTGTTGAGCCGGGGGATACGGTGATTGCCGATATCCGTGCGCTGGTTGCACTGAAGGTTCATGCGCGCAGCGACATTGCCACCTGGCAGCTAACTGACATCCCCGAGGTCTCCTATGACCACATTGGGGGATTGGCGGCTGCGCAACAGCAGCTTCGACAAGCTGTCGAGCTTCCAGTCACCCATCCGCAGCTTGTCGCCGACTATCAGCTCACCCCCTGTCAAGGTGTGCTGCTCTACGGGCCGCCCGGCTGCGGGAAAACCATGCTGGCCAAAGCCGTCGCCCACCAGTTGGCGGCAAGTAATCACGGCCAAGCGGTATTTCTCAATATTCGCGGACCAGAGTTGCTCAATAAATATGTTGGGGAAACTGAACGGCTGATTCGCCTCATTTTTGCCCGGGCTCGCAGACTTGCCCGCAGTGGGGATCCGGTCATTATCTTCTTCGACGAGATGGAAGCGACGTTTCGGGCACGCGGCTCCGGGATTTCTAGCGATGTGGAAACTACTGTCGTCCCCCAGCTGCTTGCCGAACTCGATGGGGTAGAAGCATTAACCAACGTGATTGTTATCGGCGCGACTAATCGGGAGGATCTGCTTGATCCAGCAATTGTGCGTCCCGGCCGCTTTGATGTAAAAATCGCTGTTCCCCGCCCAACACAAGTGGATGCTACCGCTATTGTTCGCCGTGCACTGCCTACTCGAGCGCTGCTTGCTGAGCCGGCGGATCTGTTGGCGGAAGAGGTTGCGACAACGATTTTTCGCGACTATCCGCTGGCCGAACTCACCACCGCAAGCGGGGAGAAACTCGTCATTCACGCCCGGGATCTGCTCAGCGGTGCGCTGCTGGTCAGTATTGTCAACCGGGCGAAACTTGCCGGGCTAACCCAGCGGCTAGATGGGGCACCGGGGCTGATCACTAGGGACATGCTCATCCAGGCAGTTACCACCGAGTTCGCAGACCCAACGTTGCTGCCCAACCCGGAGCAGCTCCAGGCGTGGGCACATATTCACCTGTTTGAGCAGGCAACCTTCACCTCGATCACCCGTTTTCCGTCCCCGCCAGCCTGTTGCTAG
- a CDS encoding tRNA (adenine-N1)-methyltransferase translates to MAYSGPFQPGDRVQLTDAKRRHHTIVLAAGGSYFTHKGEIKHDDIIGAHEGTVVTSAQGGQYLCFRHLMVDHVLSMPRGAAVIYPKDAGQILIEGDIFQGARVLEAGAGSGALSMALLRAVGPTGHVYSYEIRDDHIGFARDNVVEYFGEEPNWWSLRLGDLGEVTPEDLGGPVDRIILDMVDPWNYLDQVTKLLIPGGVIMTYVATVPQLMNVVEGLRAQRCFTEPRSWETLLREWKVEGLAVRPEHRMNAHTAFLVFARRLADGTVAPRPQRRARK, encoded by the coding sequence ATGGCCTATTCAGGACCGTTCCAGCCCGGCGACCGGGTACAGCTCACCGACGCGAAACGTCGCCATCACACCATTGTGCTTGCCGCCGGCGGCAGCTATTTCACCCACAAGGGTGAGATCAAACATGACGATATTATCGGAGCTCACGAGGGAACTGTGGTGACCTCTGCGCAAGGCGGACAATATCTCTGCTTCCGGCATCTCATGGTTGACCATGTGCTGTCGATGCCCCGCGGCGCAGCGGTGATCTATCCCAAAGATGCCGGACAAATCTTGATCGAAGGCGATATTTTCCAAGGTGCCCGTGTGTTGGAAGCTGGGGCCGGATCAGGGGCGTTGTCAATGGCGCTGCTAAGGGCAGTAGGCCCTACCGGCCATGTGTACTCCTATGAGATTCGGGATGACCATATCGGATTTGCCCGTGACAATGTGGTGGAATATTTCGGGGAAGAACCCAACTGGTGGTCGCTGCGCTTGGGCGATCTCGGGGAGGTCACCCCAGAGGATTTAGGTGGCCCGGTTGACCGAATTATTTTGGACATGGTAGATCCGTGGAATTATCTCGACCAGGTGACCAAACTGCTCATTCCAGGTGGGGTGATCATGACCTATGTGGCAACAGTGCCACAGCTGATGAACGTGGTGGAAGGATTGCGGGCACAGCGCTGTTTTACCGAGCCTCGTTCCTGGGAGACATTGCTGCGGGAGTGGAAGGTGGAAGGGTTGGCTGTCCGTCCGGAACATCGTATGAACGCCCACACCGCATTTTTGGTCTTCGCCCGCCGCCTTGCCGACGGGACTGTCGCCCCACGTCCTCAACGCCGTGCCCGCAAATAA
- a CDS encoding M18 family aminopeptidase — MTAYQADHLHVHTPAAALPNDPFVAGFGEYLHRSPTARFAAVQAAALLVEHGFTVIDETEDGGWPNSPGNYVLVRDGAVVAIVIPEGASSSSAYRIIGAHTDSPALQLKDNPTLSNNGFLQCNVEIYGGPILASWFDTDLRIAGSIITSDGEEHLVASPAVARLPHLAVHLDREKNKSFAPQVQDHMQPVLAVDGDYDNVMAYCAELAGVAVDDIVAHELFLTPAAEIGRLGIDHAMIASSRLDNLSSVYPGLLAILHAAGCDIAGFGVTTDNIGAPASRDIAILACFDHEEIGSGTRTGASGPLLQDVLTRTTHALGGNAETLASQLSRSSCISADAAHSVHPNYAQHHDARNFPVLGRGSVVKFNANHRYATDVHTTALYRRIAERIGEPVQGFVGRNNMPCGTTIGPLTSVRLGIPTVDVGVPLLSMHSTRELAHRDDLVSMTKILAAYTAGATLR; from the coding sequence ATGACTGCATATCAGGCTGACCATCTTCACGTGCACACCCCTGCTGCGGCACTGCCCAATGATCCGTTTGTTGCCGGATTCGGTGAATATTTGCACCGCAGCCCCACTGCCCGTTTCGCGGCAGTTCAAGCCGCTGCACTGCTGGTAGAGCACGGTTTTACCGTTATTGATGAAACCGAAGACGGGGGTTGGCCAAATAGCCCGGGCAACTATGTACTTGTCCGCGACGGAGCAGTAGTTGCAATCGTTATCCCAGAGGGGGCCTCATCGTCGTCGGCCTACCGGATTATCGGTGCGCACACCGACTCGCCGGCATTACAGCTCAAAGACAATCCGACCCTGTCGAACAACGGGTTTTTACAATGCAATGTTGAAATTTATGGCGGCCCGATTTTGGCGTCTTGGTTCGACACCGATCTGCGGATCGCCGGCAGCATCATCACCAGCGATGGTGAAGAACATTTGGTGGCCTCCCCAGCGGTGGCACGTTTGCCACATCTTGCAGTCCATTTAGATCGGGAGAAAAACAAATCCTTCGCCCCGCAAGTCCAAGACCATATGCAACCCGTGTTGGCTGTCGATGGAGACTACGACAATGTCATGGCCTATTGCGCTGAGCTTGCCGGGGTTGCAGTAGACGATATTGTTGCCCATGAACTGTTTCTCACGCCTGCCGCGGAAATTGGGCGGCTCGGCATCGATCACGCCATGATTGCCAGTTCCCGGCTCGATAATCTCTCCAGCGTATATCCGGGGCTGCTTGCTATTTTGCATGCCGCCGGCTGCGACATTGCAGGTTTTGGTGTAACAACCGACAATATCGGCGCTCCGGCAAGTCGTGACATCGCCATTTTGGCTTGCTTCGACCATGAAGAGATCGGATCGGGTACCCGCACCGGTGCTTCCGGTCCGCTGCTGCAAGATGTGCTTACCCGCACCACCCATGCGCTTGGCGGTAATGCGGAAACCCTAGCCAGCCAGCTTAGCCGGTCGAGTTGTATCTCAGCGGATGCTGCCCACAGTGTCCATCCGAACTATGCGCAGCATCATGACGCACGCAATTTCCCTGTCCTCGGCCGGGGTTCGGTGGTGAAATTCAACGCCAATCACCGCTACGCCACCGATGTGCACACGACAGCACTGTATCGCCGAATCGCGGAACGCATCGGCGAGCCGGTGCAAGGATTTGTGGGACGCAACAATATGCCGTGCGGCACAACCATCGGACCGTTGACTTCGGTGCGCCTCGGGATCCCAACTGTTGATGTGGGCGTGCCGCTGTTGTCAATGCATTCCACCCGGGAACTTGCCCACCGGGATGATCTTGTCTCAATGACGAAAATCTTGGCAGCATACACAGCTGGTGCCACGCTGCGCTAA
- a CDS encoding RecB family exonuclease: MEQLSRKPSRPVALSPSAMATFHRCPLKFRLYRLDGYQEPATLAQLVGTTVHHVLEALLTPAPQQRSFHDIPTLLTAAEQAIAGGNDQQAILLQSLQDSGREAYRQQCLEHLRNYYNTEQPQTFTFTSSTEVRVSGMLAEQVPIVGFIDRVDILPQQTLVRIVDYKTGKQPAVARFREDALRQLRFYALAYWRQTGILPDTLTLMYLRERPRSHGSNLLTEHPTESQLCCEEEQIATVWSQILHAGEHGDFPARENALCKNYCAFHSMCPVFGGTTPDYPGWPGTVAAVPSPLPTPEQS; encoded by the coding sequence GTGGAGCAACTTAGCCGTAAACCATCTCGTCCAGTCGCCCTGTCGCCGTCGGCGATGGCAACCTTTCACCGCTGCCCGTTAAAATTTCGTCTCTACCGGCTCGACGGATATCAAGAGCCAGCGACACTCGCCCAACTGGTCGGCACCACAGTGCATCATGTGCTCGAAGCACTGCTCACCCCTGCCCCACAGCAGCGATCATTTCACGATATACCAACGTTGTTGACAGCCGCCGAACAAGCGATCGCCGGCGGCAACGATCAGCAAGCAATCCTGCTGCAATCATTGCAAGACAGTGGTCGGGAAGCCTACCGGCAGCAATGCTTGGAACATTTACGGAACTATTACAACACCGAACAGCCGCAAACCTTCACCTTCACCAGCAGCACCGAGGTTCGGGTCAGCGGAATGCTTGCCGAGCAGGTGCCAATCGTCGGGTTTATCGACCGGGTTGATATCTTGCCGCAGCAAACACTAGTCAGAATTGTTGACTATAAAACAGGTAAGCAACCCGCTGTTGCGCGTTTCCGGGAAGATGCGCTGCGCCAACTTCGTTTTTACGCGCTCGCCTATTGGCGCCAAACTGGAATACTCCCCGACACCCTCACTCTCATGTATTTGCGGGAACGTCCCCGCAGCCACGGCAGCAATCTGCTCACGGAACATCCCACCGAATCCCAACTATGTTGCGAAGAAGAGCAGATCGCTACGGTCTGGTCGCAGATCCTTCACGCCGGCGAACACGGTGACTTTCCGGCGCGGGAAAATGCGTTATGTAAAAACTATTGTGCATTTCATTCGATGTGCCCAGTTTTTGGTGGCACCACCCCGGACTATCCTGGCTGGCCGGGAACTGTGGCGGCTGTACCATCACCATTGCCTACCCCTGAGCAGAGTTAA
- a CDS encoding alcohol dehydrogenase catalytic domain-containing protein, whose product MSTATPHLPHTVTATMQAAVFHGAGDIRVETVARPTVTEPTDAVIRLVATCVCGSDLWYYRGESDHDVSGIGHEALGVITEVGDTAAGSLQPGQLVIVPFAYSDNTCPHCEVGMHTACRNGGYFGRGALGCQAEYVRVPQAAGTCVPVPPGHYCMSKIKDLLALSDVMGTGYHAIDAALVKPGNTVAVIGDGAVGLSAVLAAKMRGAATIIMLGSRTAARQQLAIDCGATTVISARGQEAIDEVLQITAGIGVDGVAECVGTGAAMTTAIRIARPGAVIGRVGLPHDAPIDELYTFGHNIGVRGGPAPVRAYLDELLAAVLDGDLQPGKVFDYTTTLDNIAAAYAAMDTRQATKTLIDFTAGNGITTTV is encoded by the coding sequence ATGTCCACTGCAACACCGCATTTGCCGCACACTGTTACCGCCACCATGCAGGCCGCGGTTTTTCACGGTGCCGGCGATATTCGAGTAGAAACTGTGGCCCGCCCAACGGTGACGGAACCCACTGACGCGGTTATTCGTCTCGTGGCGACCTGCGTTTGCGGCTCTGATCTGTGGTATTACCGGGGGGAAAGCGATCATGATGTCTCAGGCATCGGCCATGAGGCGCTTGGGGTTATCACCGAGGTCGGCGATACGGCCGCTGGTAGCTTGCAACCTGGGCAACTGGTCATTGTTCCTTTCGCCTACAGCGACAACACTTGTCCACACTGCGAAGTTGGGATGCACACAGCCTGCCGCAATGGCGGCTATTTTGGGCGGGGTGCGCTTGGCTGCCAAGCTGAATATGTGCGGGTGCCCCAAGCTGCAGGCACCTGTGTGCCGGTACCGCCCGGCCACTATTGCATGTCGAAGATAAAGGATTTACTTGCCTTGTCGGATGTGATGGGAACCGGCTATCACGCTATCGATGCGGCACTGGTGAAACCAGGAAATACTGTTGCGGTCATCGGTGACGGGGCGGTCGGATTATCGGCGGTGTTGGCAGCGAAGATGCGGGGTGCCGCCACGATCATCATGTTGGGTTCGCGCACAGCTGCCCGGCAGCAGTTGGCGATCGACTGTGGCGCCACCACTGTCATTAGTGCCCGTGGTCAGGAAGCAATCGATGAGGTACTGCAGATTACTGCGGGAATTGGTGTTGATGGGGTTGCTGAATGTGTGGGAACCGGTGCGGCAATGACAACCGCGATCCGTATCGCCCGCCCGGGGGCGGTGATCGGCCGGGTCGGATTGCCGCATGATGCCCCAATCGATGAGCTGTACACCTTTGGGCACAATATTGGGGTTCGAGGCGGTCCGGCGCCGGTGCGCGCCTATCTCGATGAGCTACTTGCGGCAGTACTTGACGGTGATCTGCAGCCGGGCAAAGTATTCGACTATACAACTACTCTGGACAATATTGCGGCAGCCTATGCGGCGATGGACACCCGCCAAGCAACGAAGACACTCATCGATTTCACCGCCGGCAATGGCATCACTACCACCGTCTAG
- the aspA gene encoding aspartate ammonia-lyase: MARKSKATSTDSQTEATESTQPTDTGDNPAAATPIQHDDVKRTARDGYRIEVDLLGEMEVPDDAYYGVHTLRAMENFQISRTTINHVPEFIRGMVQVKKATALANRRLHTLSGEKSEAIVWACDQILDEGRCMDQFPLDVFQGGAGTSLNMNTNEVVANLALEYLGHPKGSYDIINPNDDVNMSQSTNDAYPTGFRLGVYYAIGDLITAFDQLQDAFQEKGHEFIDILKMGRTQLQDAVPMTLGEEFQAFAHNLAEEQAVLKDAAQRLLEINLGATAIGTGVNTPAGYRHQVVAALSEVTGLEMKTARDLIEATSDTGAYVLAHGAVKRAAMKLSKICNDLRLLSSGPRAGLNEINLPPRQAGSSIMPAKVNPVIPEVVNQVCFKVFGNDLTVTMAAEAGQLQLNVMEPVIGEALFQSIRILSNAANTLREKCVTGITANPEVCRAYVENSIGIVTYLNPFIGHHWGDVIGKEAAETGKTVRELVLKHKLMDEKTLDQVLSKENLMHPVFRGKLYLED, translated from the coding sequence ATGGCGCGTAAATCCAAGGCAACTTCCACCGACTCGCAAACCGAGGCCACCGAGTCGACGCAACCCACCGACACCGGTGACAACCCTGCTGCTGCCACCCCAATTCAGCATGATGATGTGAAACGGACAGCCCGCGACGGCTACCGGATCGAAGTTGATCTCCTCGGCGAGATGGAAGTCCCCGACGACGCCTACTACGGGGTGCATACGTTACGCGCAATGGAAAACTTCCAAATCTCCCGCACCACCATCAACCATGTTCCGGAATTCATCCGCGGCATGGTGCAGGTGAAAAAGGCCACCGCTTTAGCGAACCGGCGACTGCACACGCTATCCGGGGAAAAATCGGAGGCGATCGTATGGGCTTGCGACCAGATTTTGGACGAAGGCCGCTGCATGGATCAGTTCCCGTTGGATGTGTTCCAAGGCGGTGCTGGTACCAGCCTAAACATGAACACCAATGAAGTGGTGGCCAATCTTGCCTTGGAATATTTAGGCCATCCGAAAGGCTCATATGACATCATCAACCCGAACGATGATGTCAATATGAGCCAGTCGACCAACGACGCCTATCCCACCGGGTTCCGGCTGGGGGTGTATTACGCGATCGGCGACCTCATCACCGCCTTCGATCAGCTGCAAGATGCCTTCCAAGAAAAAGGTCATGAGTTCATTGACATTCTGAAAATGGGGCGCACCCAGCTGCAGGATGCGGTGCCGATGACCTTAGGGGAGGAGTTCCAAGCTTTTGCCCACAATCTGGCCGAAGAACAAGCAGTGCTCAAAGACGCCGCGCAGCGTCTGCTCGAGATTAACCTGGGGGCTACAGCTATCGGCACAGGGGTGAACACCCCGGCTGGTTACCGTCACCAGGTGGTTGCCGCATTGTCAGAAGTCACCGGGCTGGAGATGAAAACTGCTCGGGATCTTATCGAGGCAACCTCCGACACCGGCGCCTATGTGCTTGCCCACGGTGCGGTGAAGCGCGCCGCAATGAAACTGTCGAAAATCTGTAACGACCTGCGTCTGCTGTCGTCTGGGCCACGGGCAGGGTTGAACGAGATTAATCTGCCACCGCGCCAGGCAGGGTCGTCGATTATGCCAGCAAAGGTCAACCCGGTGATCCCTGAGGTTGTCAACCAGGTGTGTTTTAAAGTGTTCGGCAATGATCTCACCGTGACGATGGCCGCTGAAGCAGGGCAGCTGCAGCTCAACGTGATGGAGCCGGTGATCGGGGAAGCCTTGTTCCAGTCGATCCGTATTCTGTCGAATGCGGCGAACACCCTGCGGGAAAAGTGCGTTACCGGTATCACTGCGAATCCGGAAGTGTGCCGGGCTTATGTGGAAAATTCGATCGGTATCGTCACCTACCTGAATCCGTTTATTGGCCACCACTGGGGCGATGTCATCGGCAAAGAAGCCGCCGAAACCGGCAAAACCGTGCGTGAACTGGTGTTGAAGCACAAACTCATGGATGAGAAAACCCTTGATCAAGTGCTAAGTAAAGAAAACCTCATGCATCCGGTGTTCCGCGGCAAGCTCTACCTGGAAGACTAG